The Lutra lutra chromosome 10, mLutLut1.2, whole genome shotgun sequence genome contains a region encoding:
- the LOC125079372 gene encoding membrane-spanning 4-domains subfamily A member 4D-like, with protein MDPQQRDQAIRQGQSGPIPFPQEAQSNLQNFLKGKPVILGVSQIVIGLMNIYLWIMVKVFLSFYERYLVPGNTAYFFIFLLGPIFLIISGTVSIVSGKKTTKEMICGSVGANTVAAVSTGLSLMILALRMTLSYYFLNISAHYFITGILFMNLALIILGFIISVLLSAFGCSAVCCDMTSVVVDLSSNERGLPIAALYPDYDEVAF; from the exons ATGGATCCTCAACAAAGAGATCAAGCCATTCGCCAGGGCCAGTCTGGACCAATACCTTTCCCTCAGGAGGCACAGAGCAACCTGCAGAATTTCCTAAAGGGGAAGCCAGTTATTCTTGGG gtGAGCCAAATCGTGATTGGCCTAATGAATATTTACCTGTGGATTATGGTAAAAGTCTTCCTTTCATTCTATGAACGATATCTAGTCCCAGGGAACACtgcatatttcttcattttccttttgggaCCAATTTTT TTAATCATATCCGGAACTGTGTCTATTGTGTCTGGAAAGAAGACAACAAAAGAGATG ATCTGTGGCAGCGTTGGAGCAAACACTGTGGCGGCCGTATCAACAGGATTGTCACTAATGATCCTTGCACTCAGAATGACCCTATCCTATTACTTCTTAAACATATCAGCTCATTATTTCATAACT gGGATTTTGTTTATGAATCTCGCCCTCATCATCTTGGGATTCATCATCTCGGTGTTGCTGTCTGCATTTGGATGCAGTGCTGTCTGCTGTGATATGACCTCA GTGGTTGTCGACTTATCCTCCAATGAGCGTGGACTTCCCATAGCTGCTCTTTATCCTGACTATGATGAGGTGGCTTTCTAA